The following proteins are encoded in a genomic region of Methanoculleus bourgensis MS2:
- a CDS encoding type II toxin-antitoxin system PemK/MazF family toxin yields the protein MGRYVSGDVVLASVRIGGTGEWKVRPAVVVTAGENGSLLVCPVSSKPPSDTPSVPLSIDDFARGGLDLFQESYVLTAYPFTVRPAGVVAKKGSLLPETVAAIRGAVPAAHQPRERRSRRRR from the coding sequence ATGGGTCGGTACGTCAGCGGGGACGTCGTCCTGGCCTCCGTGCGCATCGGAGGTACCGGGGAATGGAAGGTGCGCCCGGCGGTGGTGGTCACGGCAGGGGAGAATGGGAGCCTGCTGGTCTGCCCGGTCTCGAGTAAACCCCCCTCAGATACGCCCTCAGTTCCGCTCTCGATCGACGACTTCGCCCGGGGCGGGCTCGACCTCTTCCAGGAGAGTTACGTCCTGACCGCATACCCGTTCACCGTCCGGCCGGCCGGTGTCGTCGCCAAGAAAGGCTCTCTCCTGCCTGAGACGGTTGCTGCCATCCGGGGGGCCGTGCCGGCGGCGCACCAGCCTCGCGAGAGGAGGTCCCGCCGCCGGCGGTGA
- a CDS encoding PAS domain-containing protein, giving the protein MTDSYHDRAPYGLPVLDALDDGLLVVGDDRRVAWCNTALARILDIGKEDAIGMDILALFSRYLLPNLQNETSARLVVQALENGADLPPFICHTRAPDGIRRWLSISGIPAHADIGNGFRAIRVRDVAGDANAHHFMTALDQSPVVVFAQDSDLRYIWSYNQQLGLTDTSILGMTDEEAFLPDDAARLTALKRQVLETGETVRAEAALTVGNEVHIRDLTLKPFRDAGGRIVGITGTAFDVTERDRVEEALRKRTYDLDQRMNELRCLYSITHLVEIPGITLDALLQAVADTLPSGWQYPGDAAVRIMVDGREYWRGGPGETPWKQRSPIIVHGECAGEVEVRYLHEKPGAAEGPFLREERMLLDAVAERLGRVIERLRAEAALQKSEEKFRGIAQRSFDIIITSYLADGLNYASPAVERILGYCPEEMTGTDLEDYILPSSLPAWEEGRQKVLRGEQVEGLRVEVRRKDGEAAILELNESPIVEKGVIVGFQAVGRDISERILYERFREQAFDMTARNIAQFAVLADHVRHPLQVVMGIADLLDDEEAAEKLREQVRRINLRISQLDREWIESRKIREFLKRYEL; this is encoded by the coding sequence ATGACAGACTCATACCATGACCGGGCACCATACGGTCTTCCGGTGCTCGACGCTCTGGACGACGGCCTCCTCGTAGTAGGTGATGACCGGAGGGTTGCCTGGTGCAACACGGCGCTCGCCCGCATCCTGGATATCGGGAAGGAAGACGCCATTGGGATGGATATCCTCGCTCTCTTCAGCAGGTACCTTTTACCGAACCTCCAGAATGAGACATCTGCACGGTTGGTTGTGCAGGCGCTTGAGAACGGCGCAGACCTGCCCCCCTTCATCTGCCATACCCGGGCTCCTGACGGCATCCGGCGCTGGCTCTCGATATCGGGCATACCGGCCCACGCAGACATCGGGAACGGGTTCCGGGCCATCAGGGTCAGGGACGTCGCCGGAGATGCGAATGCGCACCACTTCATGACCGCGCTCGACCAGTCGCCGGTGGTCGTCTTTGCGCAGGACAGCGACCTCCGCTACATCTGGTCATACAACCAGCAACTGGGACTCACGGATACGTCTATCCTTGGGATGACGGATGAGGAGGCCTTTCTCCCCGATGACGCCGCGCGATTGACCGCGCTCAAGCGCCAGGTCCTGGAGACGGGGGAGACCGTGCGTGCGGAAGCGGCACTCACTGTCGGGAATGAGGTGCATATCAGGGACCTGACCCTCAAGCCGTTCCGGGATGCCGGCGGGAGGATCGTCGGCATCACCGGGACAGCATTTGACGTGACTGAACGGGACCGCGTGGAGGAGGCGCTCAGGAAGCGAACCTACGACCTTGACCAGCGGATGAACGAACTCCGGTGCCTGTATTCCATAACGCACCTCGTCGAGATCCCGGGGATAACGCTTGATGCGCTCCTGCAGGCGGTTGCCGATACGCTCCCCTCAGGCTGGCAGTACCCGGGCGATGCCGCGGTACGGATCATGGTTGATGGCCGGGAGTACTGGAGAGGCGGCCCGGGGGAGACGCCCTGGAAACAGAGAAGCCCGATCATCGTCCACGGTGAATGCGCCGGCGAGGTTGAGGTCCGCTACCTCCACGAGAAGCCGGGGGCGGCGGAAGGGCCGTTCCTGCGGGAAGAGCGGATGCTGCTCGACGCCGTGGCAGAGCGGCTCGGCCGGGTCATCGAGAGGTTGCGGGCGGAAGCGGCGCTCCAGAAGAGTGAGGAGAAGTTCCGCGGGATCGCCCAGCGGAGTTTCGACATCATCATTACATCATACCTGGCCGACGGACTGAACTATGCTTCGCCGGCGGTGGAGCGGATACTCGGGTACTGCCCCGAGGAGATGACAGGGACTGACCTCGAAGACTACATCCTCCCATCGAGCCTTCCGGCATGGGAAGAGGGGCGGCAGAAGGTGCTCCGGGGCGAGCAGGTCGAGGGGCTCCGGGTTGAGGTCAGGCGGAAGGATGGAGAGGCCGCCATATTGGAATTAAACGAGTCGCCGATCGTCGAGAAGGGGGTGATTGTGGGGTTCCAGGCTGTCGGAAGGGATATCTCGGAGCGGATCCTGTATGAGCGGTTCCGGGAGCAGGCCTTTGATATGACCGCGCGAAATATCGCGCAGTTCGCCGTCCTCGCCGACCACGTCCGCCACCCGCTCCAGGTGGTTATGGGGATTGCGGATCTGCTCGATGACGAGGAGGCTGCTGAGAAACTCCGTGAGCAGGTCCGGAGGATCAACCTGCGGATCAGCCAGCTCGACCGCGAGTGGATAGAGTCCCGGAAGATACGCGAGTTCCTGAAACGCTACGAACTCTAA
- a CDS encoding acylphosphatase, whose translation MAVRVRVWISGLVQGVGFRWAVEDEARAEGVTGWVRNLPDGRVEAVFEGDEVPVRRVVEFCRRGPALARVDDVEAVREEYSGEFEGFSIRR comes from the coding sequence ATGGCAGTGCGGGTGCGTGTGTGGATCAGCGGACTGGTGCAGGGTGTCGGGTTCCGGTGGGCCGTGGAGGATGAGGCCCGGGCCGAAGGAGTCACCGGATGGGTCAGGAACCTCCCGGACGGCCGTGTGGAGGCCGTCTTTGAGGGTGACGAGGTGCCGGTGAGGCGAGTGGTCGAGTTCTGTCGCCGTGGTCCGGCCCTGGCCCGGGTCGATGACGTGGAGGCGGTTCGCGAGGAGTACTCCGGAGAGTTTGAAGGGTTCTCCATCCGGCGATGA
- a CDS encoding nitroreductase family protein: MATDTEHRQIFSVIRERRSVRNYTDREVPDDSIREIIAAGIQAPTALGLQPWQFVVVRDRDLMRKVSDYCKPVLVEKIEEVPRNPGTDLFLAALRDPEYSIFYNAPVLILILGAREVVSSVIDCALCAENMLLAAWALGLGSCWVGSAALIGQNPDLLAALKVPDDHQIVAPLIFGYPAPLPPKLERREPRITRIP; the protein is encoded by the coding sequence ATGGCGACAGATACAGAGCACCGCCAGATCTTCTCCGTGATCCGGGAGCGCCGGAGCGTCAGGAACTACACAGATCGTGAGGTCCCGGATGACAGCATCAGAGAGATCATCGCTGCGGGCATCCAGGCGCCGACTGCTCTCGGGCTTCAGCCCTGGCAGTTTGTGGTTGTCAGGGACAGGGACCTGATGCGGAAGGTCTCCGACTACTGCAAACCGGTCCTGGTAGAAAAGATTGAAGAGGTGCCCCGCAACCCGGGAACAGATCTCTTTCTCGCGGCGCTCAGGGATCCGGAGTACAGCATCTTCTACAACGCTCCGGTGCTGATCCTGATCCTCGGCGCACGGGAGGTTGTATCAAGTGTCATCGATTGTGCGCTCTGTGCAGAGAATATGCTGCTTGCCGCCTGGGCGCTTGGTCTTGGCAGTTGCTGGGTCGGCTCCGCCGCCCTCATCGGGCAGAACCCCGACCTTCTCGCGGCGCTGAAGGTCCCGGACGACCACCAGATTGTAGCACCATTGATCTTCGGTTATCCCGCCCCCCTGCCGCCAAAACTGGAGCGGCGGGAGCCCCGGATCACCCGGATCCCGTAG
- a CDS encoding S1C family serine protease, giving the protein MDKIRYKSILQADGSPPVSGIEGTRTFPDTEESDADLLDAYSRAVVRVVGSVGPTVVSVVVGKTLQGRRGEQMGAGSGVIVAPEGYIMTNNHVVQGAGRIEVRLADGTALPARLAGADPATDLAVLRADTGGLPYVRFGDSAALSVGQLAIAIGNPLGFDSTVSTGVLSALGRALRSRDGRLIENIIQHTAPLNPGNSGGPLVDSRGRVIGINTAIIPMAQGICFAIPSNTAAWVLPQLVADGRVRRGYLGIAGQSRPLERPLIRALGLSGNQAVEVVSVSRASPAGRAGLRPGDLIIAINDTCVTCVDDLHRFLTTWPIAEPATLTLIRGQQRITLPIIPIEAIATPATG; this is encoded by the coding sequence ATGGATAAAATAAGGTACAAATCCATCCTGCAGGCGGACGGCTCCCCTCCGGTATCCGGGATAGAAGGGACCCGTACATTCCCTGATACCGAAGAGTCCGACGCCGACCTCCTTGACGCCTACTCCCGGGCGGTCGTCCGGGTCGTCGGGTCCGTGGGGCCCACGGTCGTGAGCGTCGTCGTGGGAAAGACCCTCCAGGGCCGGAGGGGCGAACAGATGGGAGCGGGGTCAGGCGTGATCGTGGCACCGGAGGGCTACATCATGACCAACAATCACGTGGTGCAGGGAGCAGGGAGGATCGAGGTCCGCCTGGCGGACGGGACCGCACTCCCTGCCCGCCTGGCCGGGGCCGACCCGGCGACCGACCTCGCCGTGCTCCGCGCCGATACCGGGGGGCTTCCCTACGTTCGTTTCGGCGACTCGGCCGCGCTCTCGGTCGGGCAGCTCGCGATAGCCATCGGCAACCCGCTCGGCTTTGACTCGACCGTTTCGACAGGTGTCCTGAGCGCCCTCGGCCGCGCGCTTCGGAGCCGGGATGGCCGCCTGATCGAGAACATCATCCAGCATACCGCTCCACTCAACCCCGGCAACTCCGGCGGTCCGCTGGTGGACTCACGTGGCCGCGTCATCGGTATCAATACGGCAATCATCCCCATGGCCCAGGGAATCTGCTTCGCGATCCCATCCAACACCGCCGCCTGGGTCCTCCCGCAACTGGTCGCCGACGGCAGGGTGCGGCGCGGCTACCTCGGCATCGCCGGCCAGTCTCGGCCACTGGAGCGGCCGCTCATCCGGGCGCTCGGACTTTCCGGGAATCAGGCGGTCGAGGTCGTCTCGGTCTCCCGGGCAAGCCCCGCCGGCCGGGCCGGACTCCGGCCGGGTGACCTGATCATCGCGATCAACGATACCTGCGTGACGTGCGTCGATGACCTGCACCGGTTCCTCACCACCTGGCCCATCGCGGAGCCGGCAACCCTGACGCTCATCAGGGGACAGCAGCGGATCACGCTCCCGATCATCCCGATCGAGGCGATCGCGACGCCCGCCACCGGGTGA
- a CDS encoding alpha/beta hydrolase, with translation MLGTAAIEVDATKVEVPQATARLVPQPGEAYDLVEIETDRGTTACHYYEAKGARNGVVMVGGTGGGFDSPAGGLYPRLAQDLPNHRISALRVRYRHPNDLVESTVDTILGMRYLESLGVPAVGLVGHSLGGAVVIQAAANDPKVRAVVVISTQAAGTGPVARLPEGAAILMIHGDADTVTSPRSSEEAYRRAREPRRLIIYEGAGHSLDEAAGSLFVEVKAWLLKHLPGTLV, from the coding sequence ATGCTCGGGACAGCTGCGATCGAGGTGGATGCCACGAAGGTAGAGGTGCCCCAGGCGACCGCACGATTGGTGCCACAGCCCGGCGAAGCCTACGATCTCGTGGAGATCGAGACCGACCGGGGAACGACCGCCTGCCACTACTATGAGGCGAAGGGGGCCAGGAACGGGGTCGTCATGGTCGGCGGTACCGGCGGTGGGTTTGACAGCCCTGCAGGGGGGCTGTACCCCCGGTTGGCGCAGGACCTCCCGAACCACAGGATAAGCGCGCTTCGGGTCCGTTACCGGCACCCGAACGACCTCGTAGAGTCGACTGTTGACACAATACTTGGTATGCGCTACCTTGAGAGCCTGGGGGTCCCGGCCGTCGGGCTGGTCGGGCACTCGCTCGGGGGCGCGGTGGTGATCCAGGCAGCGGCAAACGACCCGAAGGTCAGGGCGGTCGTCGTGATCTCGACCCAGGCGGCCGGGACCGGACCGGTTGCCCGGCTCCCGGAAGGAGCGGCAATTCTTATGATCCACGGTGATGCCGATACGGTCACCTCCCCCCGCTCCTCGGAAGAGGCCTACCGGCGTGCCCGTGAGCCCAGGCGGCTGATCATCTATGAAGGAGCAGGTCACTCCCTCGACGAGGCGGCCGGGAGCCTCTTTGTCGAGGTGAAGGCCTGGCTCCTCAAACACCTTCCGGGGACGCTCGTCTGA
- a CDS encoding aminotransferase class I/II-fold pyridoxal phosphate-dependent enzyme yields the protein MAIREFRLERFLAEREFRAPYVLGASDCETMSVQELLSLEPGSEDDLLRLRLGYVEPAGSPSLREAIAGLYSGVSPDEVITFNGASEGIMAFMAVSLRPGDHVIVQFPAYQSLYEVARSVGCDVTFWKMDEEKGWSPDLGALQDLVRPTTKVLVINSPHNPTGYQFPERDFRALARFAEDRGIIVFSDEVYRFLEHRADDRLPAMVDLPGAHVSLGDVSKAYGLAGLRTGWIATHDRDLLGRLAGYKDYSTICNSAPGEFLAEIALRPRGKIVARNLEIVRRNIRLLDDFFATWSDLFSWVRPRAGSTVFPRLRAGIGAEEFCTDLLRSAGVLLVPGTVFEHDDAHVRLGYGRLDMPEALERLEGYLRVRFG from the coding sequence ATGGCGATTCGTGAGTTCAGGCTGGAACGGTTCCTGGCGGAGCGTGAGTTCCGGGCGCCTTACGTGCTCGGCGCCTCCGACTGCGAGACGATGAGCGTGCAGGAACTCCTCTCCCTCGAACCAGGGTCCGAAGACGACCTCCTGCGGTTGCGGCTCGGCTACGTCGAGCCGGCGGGAAGCCCTTCGCTCCGGGAGGCAATCGCCGGGCTCTACTCCGGGGTATCGCCCGACGAGGTCATCACCTTCAACGGGGCGTCTGAAGGGATCATGGCGTTCATGGCGGTCTCCCTCCGGCCCGGCGACCACGTCATCGTCCAGTTCCCCGCATATCAGTCGCTCTACGAGGTCGCCCGCTCAGTCGGGTGCGACGTCACGTTCTGGAAGATGGATGAGGAGAAGGGCTGGAGCCCTGACCTGGGGGCGTTGCAGGACCTGGTCCGGCCGACGACGAAGGTGCTCGTCATCAACTCCCCGCACAACCCAACCGGCTACCAGTTCCCGGAGAGAGACTTCCGGGCCCTGGCCCGGTTCGCGGAGGACCGGGGCATCATCGTCTTCTCAGATGAGGTCTACCGGTTCCTCGAGCACCGGGCTGACGATCGCCTCCCTGCCATGGTCGATTTACCGGGCGCTCATGTCTCGCTCGGCGATGTCTCGAAGGCGTATGGGCTTGCGGGACTCCGCACCGGGTGGATCGCAACCCATGACCGCGACCTGCTCGGGCGGCTTGCGGGCTACAAGGACTACTCGACCATCTGCAACAGCGCCCCGGGTGAGTTCTTAGCTGAGATCGCGCTCCGCCCCCGGGGAAAGATCGTCGCCCGGAACCTGGAGATCGTGCGGCGCAACATCAGGCTGCTGGACGACTTCTTTGCGACATGGAGCGACCTCTTCTCCTGGGTCCGCCCCCGGGCGGGATCGACGGTGTTTCCCCGGCTCAGGGCCGGGATAGGCGCGGAAGAGTTCTGCACCGATCTCCTCAGGTCGGCAGGCGTCCTCCTCGTCCCCGGGACGGTCTTCGAGCACGACGACGCCCATGTCAGGCTCGGCTACGGGAGACTGGATATGCCTGAGGCCCTGGAGCGTCTTGAGGGCTACCTCAGGGTCCGGTTCGGGTGA
- a CDS encoding glycerophosphodiester phosphodiesterase yields the protein MLIIGHRGARGLEPENTLRALRRGIECADFVEVDLRLAKDGIPVAIHDATLNRTTDGTGPVKGYTIEELKRLDAGEGETIPTLHEILKLVCDRGAGLVVEIKEPGTEAVIASGLMDLMPDRLILVSFNPESVAMAKRLLPGVQAGLIYSKEADDPVWLARQVQADIILPRWDRVSREVVEQAHKAGLLVAPWTLNTRDDFAEAARLGVDGFATDDPCAARRYLQASGPARVHPNRTLR from the coding sequence ATGCTCATCATCGGACACCGCGGTGCCAGGGGCCTCGAACCTGAGAACACCCTGCGGGCGCTGCGGAGAGGTATCGAGTGCGCCGACTTCGTCGAGGTCGACCTGCGCCTCGCAAAAGACGGCATCCCGGTCGCAATCCACGACGCAACCCTCAACCGGACGACGGACGGAACCGGGCCGGTCAAGGGCTACACCATCGAGGAGTTGAAGAGGCTGGACGCGGGGGAGGGGGAGACTATCCCAACGCTCCACGAGATCCTCAAACTCGTCTGCGACCGGGGGGCCGGGCTCGTCGTGGAGATCAAGGAACCAGGGACCGAGGCGGTCATCGCTTCAGGGCTCATGGACCTGATGCCGGACCGGCTTATCCTGGTCTCATTCAACCCGGAGAGCGTGGCGATGGCAAAGAGACTCCTCCCCGGGGTCCAGGCGGGCCTCATCTACTCAAAAGAGGCCGATGACCCAGTCTGGCTCGCCCGCCAGGTGCAGGCGGATATCATCCTCCCGCGGTGGGACAGGGTCTCGCGCGAGGTTGTGGAGCAGGCGCACAAGGCAGGACTGCTCGTCGCCCCGTGGACATTGAATACCAGGGACGACTTTGCTGAGGCAGCCCGGCTCGGCGTCGACGGGTTTGCGACCGACGACCCCTGCGCCGCACGGCGGTACCTTCAGGCGTCAGGCCCCGCCCGGGTTCACCCGAACCGGACCCTGAGGTAG
- a CDS encoding DUF2795 domain-containing protein: MKETAMGGQSAVAGTIQELDPQIIEASTSGIKYPASRSDLITRAKESEAPQIVLDALNQFEDRQYSDPEDVKSEFLKIRQK, from the coding sequence ATGAAAGAAACCGCCATGGGCGGGCAGTCCGCGGTTGCCGGGACCATACAGGAACTCGACCCGCAGATCATCGAGGCAAGCACCTCCGGGATAAAATATCCGGCATCGAGAAGCGACCTTATCACCCGGGCAAAGGAGAGCGAAGCGCCCCAGATCGTCCTTGACGCGCTGAACCAGTTCGAAGATAGGCAGTACAGCGACCCGGAAGATGTGAAGTCGGAGTTCCTGAAGATCCGGCAGAAGTAA
- a CDS encoding ABC transporter substrate-binding protein codes for MKMHGIFTLLACIVAVLAVAGAGCTGTADQTDGAGLKDSYIVGIDAAYPPYSYIDKDGNAQGFDVDSMKWIAEKKGIKVTFMDVDWDSIIPALQAEKIDMVYAGMTITPLRLEAVNFTDPYWTVNQDVVAAEGSDVTIDDVLAGKVIIGTQRGCTAALWIEENLIETGKMPEQNLKLYSETPLAVNDLTSGRIDAVMYDDVSLKDIVRGTSVKVIGSVDTQEDFGVAIRKGDTALLEFMNEAIAELQADPYWEELKEKHNLK; via the coding sequence ATGAAGATGCATGGTATTTTTACGCTGCTGGCCTGTATCGTCGCAGTTCTGGCAGTCGCAGGCGCAGGATGCACCGGAACGGCCGACCAGACCGACGGTGCGGGACTGAAAGATTCCTATATTGTCGGCATCGATGCCGCATACCCACCCTACAGCTACATCGACAAGGACGGTAACGCCCAGGGATTCGATGTCGACTCGATGAAGTGGATCGCCGAGAAGAAGGGCATTAAGGTGACGTTTATGGATGTTGACTGGGACTCCATCATTCCTGCCCTCCAGGCCGAGAAGATCGATATGGTCTACGCGGGGATGACGATCACTCCCCTGCGGCTGGAAGCGGTCAACTTCACTGACCCCTACTGGACGGTCAACCAGGACGTCGTGGCTGCCGAGGGTTCCGACGTGACGATTGACGATGTTCTTGCCGGAAAGGTGATCATCGGCACCCAGCGGGGATGCACCGCAGCCCTCTGGATCGAGGAGAACCTGATCGAGACCGGGAAGATGCCGGAGCAGAACCTGAAACTCTACTCTGAGACGCCGCTTGCGGTCAACGACCTCACGTCGGGCAGGATCGATGCGGTCATGTACGATGACGTCTCCTTAAAGGACATCGTCCGGGGCACGTCGGTGAAGGTTATCGGGTCTGTCGATACACAGGAGGATTTCGGCGTCGCCATCCGAAAGGGAGACACTGCGCTCCTTGAGTTCATGAACGAGGCGATCGCGGAACTGCAGGCAGATCCCTACTGGGAAGAACTCAAAGAGAAGCATAACCTGAAATAA
- a CDS encoding DMT family transporter, with translation MGPRGRPVPTLFVTQHNLEALLLYPRRPADVDHEASTLSQYRTPILCALITAVLIGGSAPFTKLLLDGAGPLALAALVSLGSGSGALLFSLFGTAAGTRRSHVEAPPGRSDIPWLIGVTVFGGVLAPVTLIFSLPGTPAATAALLLNFEAVATTLIAAAVFGEWVSRRVWVALGCITASCILLTCDPVTGFGLSLPALGILLTCLFWAVDNNLGQRLSAKDPLLTISIKGIGAGIITLLFTVAAGEPFPDPVTTAAAMVIGFLCYGGLTSILFLLALRGIGAARAGSLLAVSPFFGVLFSLVLFAELPAGAFYVALPVMALGAWLLISEEHSHPHRHPPVVHEHRHRHDDLHHDHTHTVDDPPLSSATDEHSHVHAHAELFHEHPHQPDIHHRHPHRR, from the coding sequence TTGGGACCCCGGGGACGACCTGTCCCCACCCTTTTTGTAACCCAACATAATCTGGAGGCTCTTCTCCTGTACCCACGCAGACCCGCCGACGTAGACCATGAAGCGTCTACGCTGTCGCAGTACCGCACACCCATCCTCTGTGCGCTGATAACGGCAGTTCTCATCGGCGGGAGTGCTCCGTTCACCAAACTCCTCCTCGACGGGGCCGGGCCGCTTGCGCTCGCAGCACTGGTTTCACTCGGGAGCGGTTCCGGCGCCCTGCTCTTCTCCCTCTTCGGGACAGCAGCGGGCACCCGGCGGAGCCACGTGGAGGCCCCGCCCGGGAGGAGCGACATCCCCTGGCTCATCGGCGTGACGGTCTTTGGCGGCGTTCTCGCGCCAGTTACCCTGATCTTCTCCCTCCCCGGGACGCCGGCGGCGACGGCCGCCCTCCTCCTGAACTTCGAGGCTGTGGCGACGACCCTGATCGCCGCCGCAGTCTTCGGGGAATGGGTGAGCCGCCGGGTCTGGGTTGCGCTTGGGTGCATAACCGCGTCATGCATCCTTCTCACCTGTGACCCGGTGACGGGCTTCGGGTTATCCCTTCCGGCGCTCGGGATCCTGCTCACCTGCCTCTTCTGGGCTGTCGACAACAACCTGGGGCAGCGGCTCTCGGCAAAAGACCCGCTCCTGACCATCTCCATAAAAGGGATCGGTGCCGGCATCATCACGCTCCTCTTCACGGTTGCTGCCGGGGAGCCCTTCCCGGACCCTGTCACGACAGCCGCTGCCATGGTCATCGGGTTTCTCTGCTACGGCGGTCTGACGAGCATCCTCTTCCTCCTCGCCCTCCGGGGCATCGGCGCCGCCCGGGCAGGCTCGCTCCTTGCTGTCTCCCCGTTCTTCGGCGTCCTCTTCTCGCTTGTACTCTTTGCCGAACTGCCGGCGGGCGCGTTCTACGTCGCACTCCCGGTCATGGCGCTCGGTGCGTGGTTGCTGATCTCAGAGGAGCACTCCCACCCCCACCGGCACCCGCCTGTCGTCCACGAGCACCGCCACCGCCACGACGACCTCCACCATGACCATACCCATACGGTCGACGACCCGCCGCTCTCCTCAGCGACCGACGAGCACTCCCATGTGCATGCTCATGCCGAACTCTTCCACGAGCACCCGCACCAGCCTGATATCCATCACCGGCACCCGCACCGGCGGTAG
- a CDS encoding amino acid ABC transporter permease yields the protein MDQVTFIFDILLPALMQGLVITLQLIVCSAPFGLALGIGVAAGRQYGGPILSRVCKTFVFLIKGTPLLLLLFILYFGLPSIGITLSAFAASVIGFVLCNGAYNSEYVRGALLSIKDGQMVAAQALGMTRAQAIKNVILPQALRRAIPGLSNEFIYLIKYSSLAYMITVVELSGVGKNVATKYFIYTETFMVVGIVYLVLVTITTVAVSILEKRVAVPGMNRAAAAQL from the coding sequence ATGGACCAGGTTACCTTCATCTTCGATATCCTCCTCCCGGCGCTGATGCAGGGGCTGGTCATAACCCTGCAGCTGATCGTATGCTCCGCCCCGTTCGGCCTCGCGCTCGGGATCGGTGTCGCGGCGGGGAGGCAATACGGCGGCCCTATTCTATCGAGGGTCTGTAAGACGTTCGTCTTCCTCATCAAGGGCACACCTCTGCTTCTTCTCCTCTTCATCCTCTACTTTGGCCTCCCGTCGATAGGGATCACCCTCTCTGCGTTCGCCGCATCGGTGATCGGGTTTGTTCTCTGCAACGGGGCTTACAACTCCGAGTATGTCCGGGGCGCCCTCCTCTCGATCAAGGACGGCCAGATGGTCGCCGCCCAGGCGCTGGGGATGACCCGGGCGCAGGCGATCAAAAACGTCATCCTGCCACAGGCGCTCCGCCGTGCGATACCGGGGCTCTCCAACGAGTTCATCTACCTGATCAAGTACTCGTCGCTTGCCTACATGATCACGGTCGTCGAACTCTCTGGTGTGGGGAAGAACGTGGCGACGAAGTATTTCATCTACACAGAGACGTTCATGGTCGTCGGCATCGTCTACCTGGTGCTCGTGACAATCACGACCGTCGCTGTCAGCATCCTGGAGAAGCGCGTGGCTGTCCCCGGCATGAACCGGGCCGCCGCCGCCCAGTTGTAA
- a CDS encoding amino acid ABC transporter ATP-binding protein yields the protein MNRNDIVLRVEDIHKSFGDKEVLRGISFDVRRGETKVFIGPSGTGKSTLLRCINQLTMPDRGRVWLDGEEVTNSGARINYFRQKIGMVFQNYYLFDHLTALKNVELALLKVRGMSKEEAREKALTELRQVGLEDWADHYPAELSGGQAQRVSIARALAMDPEVILFDEPTSALDPELTREVLEVMKRLAQQGMTMLVVTHEMGFACSVATEILFMENGVVAEQGTPDLLMQDPRFTRMKNFIGQFDTYRGD from the coding sequence ATGAATAGGAACGACATTGTGCTGAGAGTTGAGGACATACACAAGTCCTTCGGGGATAAGGAGGTGCTGCGCGGGATCTCGTTTGACGTCCGGAGAGGTGAGACGAAGGTCTTCATCGGCCCGTCGGGGACGGGGAAGAGCACGCTTCTGCGGTGCATCAATCAGCTGACGATGCCCGATCGCGGGCGCGTCTGGCTCGACGGCGAGGAGGTCACGAACTCAGGCGCCCGGATCAACTACTTCCGGCAGAAGATCGGGATGGTCTTCCAGAACTATTACCTCTTTGACCACCTCACCGCGCTCAAAAACGTCGAGCTGGCGCTGCTCAAGGTCAGGGGCATGAGCAAGGAGGAGGCGCGCGAAAAAGCGCTCACCGAACTCCGGCAGGTGGGGCTGGAGGACTGGGCCGACCACTATCCGGCTGAACTCTCCGGGGGCCAGGCCCAGCGGGTATCCATCGCCCGGGCGCTTGCCATGGACCCGGAGGTCATCCTCTTTGACGAACCGACGTCCGCGCTCGACCCCGAACTGACCAGGGAGGTGCTGGAGGTCATGAAGAGGCTGGCCCAGCAGGGGATGACGATGCTCGTCGTCACCCACGAGATGGGGTTTGCCTGCTCGGTGGCAACCGAGATCCTCTTCATGGAGAACGGCGTGGTGGCCGAGCAGGGGACGCCGGACCTGCTCATGCAGGATCCGCGGTTCACCCGGATGAAGAACTTCATCGGTCAGTTTGATACTTACCGGGGAGACTGA